A stretch of DNA from Rhizobium sp. EC-SD404:
GAGGTCGGCTATGGTGGTGCGATCGACAGCTACATCGATCGTCTCGATGAGCGGCGTGGTGCCGTTTTCTCGTCGAACTACGAATATCCGGGCCGCTACACCCGTTGGGACACGGCGATCGTCGATCCTCCGCTGTCGATCACGGCACGTGGCCGTGCGGTGACGCTCGATGCCTACAACGATCGCGGCGCCGTGCTGCTGCAGATGATTGCAGCGCGGCTCGCCTCCGAGCAGGAGATGACGCTCGGCGAGCGGACGGAACGCAAGCTTTCGCTGCTGGTGCATGAGCCGAGCCGCCTTTTCACAGAGGAGGAGCGCTCCCGCGTCCCCACCGTCTTCACGGTGCTGCGCGCGATCGTCGATCTGTTCCGGTCGTCCGAAGACAGCAATATCGGTCTCTATGGCGCCTTCGGCTACGATCTCGCCTTTCAGTTCGATCCGGTGAAGCAGTCCCTGCCGCGGCCGGACGATCAGCGCGACCTGGTACTTTTCCTGCCCGACGAAATTCTTGTCGTCGACCATTATTCGGCCAAAGCCTGGATCGATCGGTACGATTTCGCCAAGGATGGCGCGACGACTTTCGGTCGTGACGGATCGGTTGATGCCGAACCGTTCCAGGACACAGGCACGGTTCCGGAAAAGTGCGATCACCAGCCGGGCGAATACGCCGATCTGGTTCGCCGCGCGAAGGAAAGCTTCAAGCGTGGCGATCTGTTCGAAGTCGTACCGGGACAGATGTTTCGCGAACGGTGCAAGTCGAAGCCTTCGGCGATCTCGCGCCGGCTGAAGGCGATCAATCCGTCGCCCTATTCGTTTTTCATCAATCTCGGAAACCAGGAATATCTGATTGGCGCCTCGCCGGAGATGTTCGTGCGGGTCAATGGCCGGCGTGTCGAGACCTGCCCGATCTCGGGCACGATCAAGCGCGGCGAAGACGCAATTTCTGATTCAGAACAAATCCTCAAGCTGTTGAATTCCAAGAAAGATGAGTCCGAGCTCACCATGTGTTCGGATGTCGATCGGAACGACAAGAGCCGCGTTTGCGAGCCCGGTTCGGTCAAGGTTATCGGTCGTCGTCAGATCGAGATGTATTCGCGCCTCATCCACACGGTCGACCATATCGAGGGACGGCTCAGGGACGGGATGGACGCGTTCGACGCTTTCCTCTCGCATGCCTGGGCCGTGACCGTTACCGGCGCGCCGAAGCTCTGGGCGATGCGCTTCATCGAAGCCAACGAAAAGAGCCCGCGCGCCTGGTATGGCGGCGCGATCGGCATGGTGAACTTCAATGGCGACATGAATACCGGGCTCACGCTGCGCACCATCCGCATCAAGGCGGGCGTGGCGGAAGTGCGCGCCGGCGCGACGCTGCTCTATGACAGCGATCCGGAAGAAGAAGCAGCCGAGACCGAACTCAAGGCTTCGGCGATGATTTCGGCCATTCGGGACGCTGGCAACGCATCGGTGGCCGCGGGGGCGCGCAAGACTGATCGGGTCGGCGACGGCGTATCGATCTTGCTCGTCGATCATGAAGACAGCTTCGTGCACACGCTGGCCAACTATCTGCGCCAGACCGGTGCCTCAGTCACCACCGTGCGTTCGCCGGTGGCCGACGAGGTGCTCGATCGCATCGATCCGGATCTGGTGGTGCTTTCGCCGGGGCCAGGCAGTCCGAAGGATTTCGATTGCAAGGCGACGATCAAGCGTGCGCGGGCGAGGGGCCTGCCGATCTTCGGCGTCTGCCTGGGGCTGCAGGCACTGGCGGAAGCCTATGGCGGCCAGTTGCGCCAGCTGGCCTTGCCCATGCATGGCAAGCCATCACGCATCCGCATCATCGATCCGGGCGCGGTCTTCGACGGCTTGCCCTTCGAAGTGACGGTCGGGCGGTATCACTCGATCTTCGCCGATCCGGCGAGCCTGCCTGCGGACTTCCGGATCACGGCGGAAAGCGAGGACGGCACGATCATGGGTATCGAGCATGTGCGAGAGCCGGTCGCCGCGGTGCAGTTCCACCCGGAATCCATCATGACGCTCGGCCAGGATGTCGGCATGCGCATCATCGAAAACGTCGTGGCGCGGCTCGCGCGTCGTGCCGATGTCGCGGCCGCCTGAAGGACGACGAGCGTGGTTCCAAGCAACAGCGCGCGGGTGAGGCAACTCGCCTTCTGGTCGATCCCGATCGCACTTGTCGTGACGGGCATGAAGCTCGTCGCCTGGTGGGTGACCGGGTCGGTCGCGCTGTTGTCGGATGGCTTGGAATCGATCGTCAACATCATCGCGGCGTTGATTGCATTTTACGCCGTCTCCTACGCCCATAAGCCGGCCGATGCGGATCATCCGTTCGGGCACCACAAGGCGGAGTATTTTTCGGCCGTCATCGAAGGCGTGCTGATCGTGGTGGCGGCGATCGCCATCATGCAGCAGGCGATCCCGGCACTGCTTGCGCCGCAACTGCCGGAAGCCGCAGGACTTGGTCTGACGATCAATCTCGCCGCTGCCGCCATCAACGCGGCTTGGGCCTATATCCTCATCCGCGAGGGGCGCGCCTACCGGTCGCCCGCACTCGTCGCCGACGGGCACCATATCGTGTCCGACGTCGTCACCTCGGTCGGCGTTTTCATCGGTCTCGTTGCGGCGCTCGTCACGGGCTTCGCAATCCTCGATCCGCTGCTTGCCATCATCGTCGCCATCAACATTCTCTTCCAGGGCTGGAAGGTGATCTCGAGCTCTGTCGGCGGCTTGATGGACCGCGCCGTCGATGCGCAGGACGACGCCCTGATCCGCGCTGCGATTGCCGACCACGCCGAAGGCTCTGTGAACGTGCACGACCTGAAAACCCGTCAGGCGGGACCGGCGACCTTCGTCGATTTCCACATGGTCGTGCCGGCCGACATGACGGTTGCCGCCTCCCACGTGATCTGCGACCGGATCGAGGATGCCATCCGGGCCGCAG
This window harbors:
- a CDS encoding anthranilate synthase, yielding MARIDDDGAQSFMTEGGVEVSRLRREVGYGGAIDSYIDRLDERRGAVFSSNYEYPGRYTRWDTAIVDPPLSITARGRAVTLDAYNDRGAVLLQMIAARLASEQEMTLGERTERKLSLLVHEPSRLFTEEERSRVPTVFTVLRAIVDLFRSSEDSNIGLYGAFGYDLAFQFDPVKQSLPRPDDQRDLVLFLPDEILVVDHYSAKAWIDRYDFAKDGATTFGRDGSVDAEPFQDTGTVPEKCDHQPGEYADLVRRAKESFKRGDLFEVVPGQMFRERCKSKPSAISRRLKAINPSPYSFFINLGNQEYLIGASPEMFVRVNGRRVETCPISGTIKRGEDAISDSEQILKLLNSKKDESELTMCSDVDRNDKSRVCEPGSVKVIGRRQIEMYSRLIHTVDHIEGRLRDGMDAFDAFLSHAWAVTVTGAPKLWAMRFIEANEKSPRAWYGGAIGMVNFNGDMNTGLTLRTIRIKAGVAEVRAGATLLYDSDPEEEAAETELKASAMISAIRDAGNASVAAGARKTDRVGDGVSILLVDHEDSFVHTLANYLRQTGASVTTVRSPVADEVLDRIDPDLVVLSPGPGSPKDFDCKATIKRARARGLPIFGVCLGLQALAEAYGGQLRQLALPMHGKPSRIRIIDPGAVFDGLPFEVTVGRYHSIFADPASLPADFRITAESEDGTIMGIEHVREPVAAVQFHPESIMTLGQDVGMRIIENVVARLARRADVAAA
- a CDS encoding cation diffusion facilitator family transporter, with product MVPSNSARVRQLAFWSIPIALVVTGMKLVAWWVTGSVALLSDGLESIVNIIAALIAFYAVSYAHKPADADHPFGHHKAEYFSAVIEGVLIVVAAIAIMQQAIPALLAPQLPEAAGLGLTINLAAAAINAAWAYILIREGRAYRSPALVADGHHIVSDVVTSVGVFIGLVAALVTGFAILDPLLAIIVAINILFQGWKVISSSVGGLMDRAVDAQDDALIRAAIADHAEGSVNVHDLKTRQAGPATFVDFHMVVPADMTVAASHVICDRIEDAIRAAVPGARIAIHVEPEGVKAHGVRVIPQEG